Proteins from a genomic interval of Sporohalobacter salinus:
- a CDS encoding alanine-tRNA synthetase second additional domain-containing protein — translation MFDSFAQSVYFAPRGKKRLMLLGDSLSQKYLSPTDKLIGLIGEGGSGKSLLIKGMFPGLNLTNDDNGVEVRPLPLLEGAEKDNFTNHTYHVDAKFETAFVQPWELGAAIQKAIDNERRVVIEHFELIADHLRMDADLLVGIGEEVLITRPGVFGPPSEEIVEIVFNSIKYRRMAHTAEDLTSKVLEEEMGVEKPTYHSDVKSGFVLQFDKKPEFDFEQLEARVKETIDNDLPVSFHDENSINVGEDIYFCTGPRIHVNKTGDINYFRLIKELKYDSKVDRYLLAGFVGKERSQFELSHK, via the coding sequence TTGTTTGATAGCTTTGCTCAGTCAGTATATTTTGCTCCGAGAGGTAAAAAGAGATTGATGTTGCTAGGAGACAGTTTGAGTCAGAAATATTTAAGTCCTACTGATAAATTAATTGGATTGATTGGTGAAGGTGGTTCAGGAAAGTCGCTATTAATTAAAGGAATGTTTCCTGGGCTGAATTTGACTAATGATGATAATGGAGTGGAAGTACGTCCGCTACCTTTATTGGAAGGGGCAGAAAAGGATAACTTTACTAATCATACTTATCATGTAGATGCTAAATTTGAAACAGCATTTGTACAGCCCTGGGAATTAGGTGCAGCAATTCAGAAAGCAATAGATAACGAACGGCGTGTTGTAATCGAACATTTTGAGTTAATAGCAGATCATTTACGGATGGATGCTGATTTATTGGTAGGAATTGGTGAAGAAGTTTTGATTACTCGTCCAGGAGTTTTCGGTCCACCATCTGAAGAAATAGTAGAGATAGTTTTCAATTCAATTAAGTATCGACGCATGGCTCATACTGCCGAGGATTTAACTTCTAAAGTATTAGAAGAGGAAATGGGAGTGGAAAAACCTACTTATCATAGTGATGTAAAGAGTGGTTTTGTACTTCAGTTTGATAAAAAACCTGAATTTGATTTTGAACAGTTGGAAGCTCGAGTGAAAGAAACTATAGATAATGATTTACCAGTAAGCTTTCATGATGAAAATAGTATTAATGTCGGAGAGGATATTTATTTCTGTACTGGGCCAAGAATTCATGTTAATAAAACAGGGGATATCAATTATTTTAGATTAATTAAGGAATTAAAGTATGACTCAAAGGTTGATCGTTATTTATTAGCCGGATTTGTTGGTAAAGAGAGGAGTCAATTTGAGTTAAGTCATAAATAG
- a CDS encoding alanine/glycine:cation symporter family protein, with translation MLDILSRVVSWGNTIVWSYALVYMLLGLGLYFTFKTRFVQFRFITDMIQLLGEKVVSSVSGQDNSGQVSSFQAFCVSIASRVGTGNLAGVAIAITVGGPGAVFWMWLVALIGAASGFIESTLAQIYKVKDEDGNYRGGPAYYMDQALNQKWMGILFSFLLTFSFGLVFNAVQANTISYAFQEAFGINRLGVGIALVVFVSVIIFGGVKRIAKTVEKIVPVMAVGYLIIALFIVLKNISAVPSVLALIFNNAFGLQEAVGGGLGATIMMGIKRGLFSNEAGMGSAPNAAATAEVTHPVKQGLVQTLAVFTDTILICSATAFVIIISGAYTQSGISGIQLTQTALTTTVGNWADIFIALAILLFAFSSILGNYVYGETNIKFGNISNNWLLVYRIAVLGMVLFGSVAKISIVWSMADLSMGLMAFVNLIAITFLAPIAAKALKDYAQQKRRGEDPVFNRESIKDTTEVECWEQTDESSIGI, from the coding sequence ATGTTAGATATTTTAAGTAGAGTTGTGTCTTGGGGGAATACTATAGTTTGGTCGTATGCATTAGTATATATGCTTTTGGGTTTAGGGTTATATTTTACTTTTAAAACTAGGTTTGTACAATTTAGATTTATAACGGATATGATACAATTATTAGGTGAAAAGGTTGTAAGTTCTGTTTCTGGTCAGGATAATAGTGGGCAAGTATCTTCTTTTCAAGCTTTTTGTGTTAGTATTGCTTCTAGAGTAGGGACAGGTAATTTAGCCGGTGTTGCAATAGCAATAACAGTAGGTGGGCCAGGAGCAGTATTTTGGATGTGGTTAGTGGCGTTAATAGGAGCGGCGTCAGGTTTTATTGAGTCCACCCTTGCTCAAATCTATAAGGTAAAAGATGAAGATGGTAATTATAGAGGGGGACCGGCATATTATATGGACCAAGCTTTAAATCAGAAATGGATGGGGATTTTATTTTCTTTCTTACTAACATTTTCTTTTGGGTTAGTTTTTAATGCTGTTCAGGCTAATACTATTTCTTATGCTTTTCAAGAGGCTTTTGGGATTAATAGATTAGGTGTAGGAATTGCATTAGTTGTATTTGTTTCAGTTATAATATTTGGTGGAGTAAAAAGAATTGCTAAAACAGTTGAGAAAATAGTTCCAGTAATGGCTGTTGGATACTTAATTATAGCTTTATTTATAGTATTAAAGAATATATCGGCTGTTCCATCAGTTTTAGCCTTGATTTTTAATAATGCTTTTGGTTTACAAGAAGCAGTTGGAGGAGGACTTGGAGCTACTATTATGATGGGAATTAAAAGAGGATTATTTTCCAATGAAGCTGGTATGGGGAGTGCTCCGAATGCTGCAGCAACAGCAGAAGTGACTCATCCTGTTAAACAGGGATTGGTACAAACATTAGCTGTATTTACGGATACTATTCTTATTTGTAGTGCTACTGCTTTTGTAATTATAATTTCAGGAGCATATACTCAATCAGGTATATCTGGTATTCAACTTACTCAAACTGCTTTGACTACTACAGTTGGTAATTGGGCAGATATATTTATAGCTTTAGCTATTTTATTATTTGCATTTAGTTCAATATTAGGGAATTATGTTTATGGTGAGACAAATATAAAGTTTGGGAATATAAGTAACAATTGGTTATTAGTTTATAGAATTGCTGTATTAGGAATGGTTTTGTTTGGTTCAGTAGCTAAAATTAGCATTGTTTGGAGTATGGCAGATTTGTCTATGGGGTTAATGGCTTTTGTGAACTTAATAGCAATTACATTCTTAGCTCCTATAGCAGCTAAAGCCTTAAAAGATTATGCTCAGCAAAAAAGAAGAGGGGAAGATCCTGTATTTAATAGGGAAAGTATTAAAGATACGACTGAAGTTGAATGTTGGGAACAAACAGATGAGAGTTCTATAGGAATTTAG